Proteins from a genomic interval of Diospyros lotus cultivar Yz01 chromosome 6, ASM1463336v1, whole genome shotgun sequence:
- the LOC127805009 gene encoding putative pentatricopeptide repeat-containing protein At1g09680 encodes MMAVPNPSARKPPWAILRFPIGTWRSHPFSTITVRVPPWYTPPPPPYRRPQEEEDPILATISHAIKSAPARPLDASLRKLIPSIKPRHVVHLINLNPHSLHPLSLLSFFTWLSSRPPFRHTLHSYCAMASFLSARQLHSQAQDLIRFVVSRKGKDSAASVFASFLEATATHQSNFVFDALMNAYVDSGFVSDAIQCFRLVRKHRIGVPFQACGRLLDLLMKSNSPAAAWAFYSEILDCGYPPKVCNFNILMHSLCKEGKMKEAQLIFDQIGKWGLRPSAVSFNTLINGYRKLGNLEEGFRLKRVMEDINVSPDAYTYSVLINGFCKDSRLDDANQLFDEMCDRGLVPNDVIFTTLIDGNCRHGRVGFAVEMYHEMLRKGVKPDLIMYNTLLNGLCKNGQLSDARNLVDMMTRKGLKPDKITFTTLIDGFCKEGDLDSALEVRKEMVKEGIELDNVAFTALISGFCGEGLVIDAERTLREMLVAGMRPDDATFTMVIDVFCKKGDIKMGFKLLKEMQSNGRIPDVATYNVLMNGLCKQGQMKNANMLLDAMLNLGVAPDDITYNILLEGHSKHGKAEDFDELRNEKGLVLDYAAYISLLGRFNKTSKGHYSKR; translated from the coding sequence ATGATGGCCGTGCCAAATCCCAGCGCAAGAAAGCCACCATGGGCTATCCTCAGATTCCCCATAGGAACTTGGAGGAGCCACCCCTTCTCGACCATCACCGTCAGAGTCCCCCCGTGGTAcacgccgccgccgccgccataTCGCCGCCCCCAAGAAGAGGAGGACCCGATCCTCGCCACCATCTCTCACGCCATCAAAAGCGCCCCAGCAAGGCCCCTCGACGCCTCTCTCAGGAAGCTAATTCCCTCCATCAAACCCCGTCACGTCGTCCATCTGATCAACCTCAACCCCCACTCTCTCCACCCGCTTTCTCTCCTCTCCTTCTTCACATGGCTCTCTTCTCGGCCCCCCTTCCGCCACACCCTCCACTCTTACTGCGCTATGGCCTCCTTCCTCTCCGCCCGTCAATTGCACTCCCAGGCTCAGGATCTCATCCGATTCGTCGTCTCTCGAAAGGGGAAGGACTCCGCTGCTTCCGTTTTCGCGTCGTTTCTCGAAGCCACAGCCACCCACCAATCCAATTTCGTGTTCGATGCTCTCATGAACGCTTACGTTGATTCTGGCTTTGTCTCTGACGCGATTCAGTGCTTCCGTTTGGTCCGCAAGCACCGAATTGGCGTCCCGTTTCAAGCCTGTGGCCGTCTTCTTGACCTGTTGATGAAGTCGAATTCGCCTGCGGCAGCTTGGGCGTTCTACTCGGAGATTTTGGATTGTGGGTACCCTCCTAAAGTGTGCAACTTTAACATTCTGATGCACAGCTTGTGCAAAGAAGGTAAAATGAAAGAAGCCCAGTTGATTTTTGATCAAATTGGGAAGTGGGGTTTGAGGCCTAGTGCTGTTAGTTTCAATACGTTGATAAATGGTTACAGAAAATTGGGGAATTTGGAGGAAGGGTTTAGGTTAAAAAGGGTTATGGAGGACATAAATGTTTCTCCCGATGCCTATACTTACAGTGTCTTGATTAACGGATTTTGCAAGGATAGTAGGTTAGATGATGCAAACCAACTGTTTGATGAAATGTGTGACAGAGGATTGGTGccaaatgatgttatttttactACTTTAATTGATGGGAACTGCAGGCATGGAAGGGTTGGCTTTGCTGTGGAAATGTATCATGAGATGTTGAGGAAAGGTGTgaaacctgatttaattatGTACAACACCCTTCTCAATGGCCTATGCAAGAATGGACAGTTGAGTGATGCCAGAAACCTTGTTGACATGATGACTAGGAAGGGTTTGAAGCCTGATAAGATCACCTTCACTACACTTATTGACGGATTCTGCAAAGAGGGAGATCTGGATTCGGCGTTGGAGGTGCGGAAGGAAATGGTTAAGGAAGGGATCGAGCTAGATAACGTGGCTTTCACCGCTCTTATTTCCGGGTTTTGTGGAGAGGGACTAGTTATTGATGCAGAAAGGACACTAAGGGAGATGTTGGTGGCGGGGATGAGGCCCGATGATGCTACATTTACCATGGTCATCGATGTGTTCTGTAAGAAGGGTGATATAAAAATGGGTTTCAAGTTGCTAAAGGAGATGCAGAGTAATGGGCGCATCCCTGATGTTGCAACCTATAATGTGCTTATGAACGGGCTATGCAAGCAAGGCCAGATGAAAAATGCTAATATGCTTTTAGATGCAATGCTTAATCTTGGAGTGGCTCCAGACGATATTACATACAACATTTTACTGGAAGGGCATAGCAAGCATGGAAAAGCGGAGGACTTTGATGAACTACGCAATGAGAAAGGGCTAGTTCTTGATTATGCTGCTTATATATCACTACTTGGTAGGTTCAATAAAACCTCAAAAGGTCATTATTCTAAGAGATAA
- the LOC127804316 gene encoding uncharacterized protein LOC127804316 yields MSSSTSPLLQTKLMHSLKPRASIEESAPSKAATWAWYQRGSGSDGRPMKYNLERTLRSPRPSRYRLEAIREAQAAIHNESRPPSALLPPTQAEDSSDLLDEYEIERISRQLDHYIEASSTEYYGGWREDCRRVSSPPGSEGSKKKYGKRNKGLSWLSHRVTCGSRNDVVELGGGGGRLPEKGVAVVGEGSCRARAAHAKSIN; encoded by the coding sequence atgtcatcttcaacctctCCCCTCCTCCAAACGAAGCTCATGCACAGCCTGAAACCTAGAGCAAGCATCGAGGAATCGGCCCCCTCCAAAGCGGCCACCTGGGCATGGTATCAACGGGGATCAGGCTCCGACGGAAGGCCGATGAAGTACAATCTCGAAAGGACTCTTCGCTCTCCTCGGCCATCCAGGTACAGGTTGGAAGCCATTAGAGAAGCACAAGCAGCAATCCACAACGAGTCAAGACCGCCCAGTGCTTTGTTACCTCCAACCCAAGCTGAAGATAGCTCCGATCTTCTTGACGAATACGAGATCGAGAGGATCTCCCGGCAGCTCGATCACTATATAGAGGCCAGTAGTACCGAATACTATGGTGGCTGGCGTGAGGATTGCCGGAGGGTTTCGTCGCCGCCGGGAAGCGAGGGAAGCAAGAAGAAGTACGGGAAGAGAAATAAAGGACTGTCGTGGCTGAGCCATAGGGTGACTTGTGGGTCAAGGAATGATGTGGTGGAGTTGGGTGGAGGAGGCGGGAGGCTGCCGGAGAAGGGTGTGGCGGTGGTGGGTGAGGGCAGCTGCAGGGCACGGGCGGCCCATGCCAAATCGATCAATTGA
- the LOC127803056 gene encoding aspartic proteinase PCS1, with translation MALCNSILLLLLLLLQLSLSTFAAPETALNNSVSFSFPLTSVRLSSSTFLSSSLLASTSPAAKRVPSSKPSPHNYRSVFKYSMALIVSLPIGTPPQTQQMVLDTGSQLSWIQCHPKRRPPPTASFDPSLSSSFSVLPCNHPICKPRVPDFTLPTSCDQNRLCHYSYFYADGTLAEGNLVREKFTFSPSQSTPPLTLGCATDSSGSQGILGMNLGRLSFASQAKISKFSYCVPPRQTRNGVPPTGGFYLGPNPNSHAFRYVNLLTFPQSRRMPNLDPLAFTLPMVGIRIGAKRLNISASAFRPSAGGAGQTMIDSGSEFTYLVDEAYSKVRDEIVKLAGPKLKKGYVYEGALDMCFEGDAAATGWSIGDLVFEFEKGAEIVVERERVLVDVGGGVHCLGIGRSDSLAVPSNIIGNIHQQDLWVEYDLTGRRVGFGKADCSRSVK, from the coding sequence atgGCTCTCTGCAACTCcatccttctcctcctcctcctcctcctccagctCTCCCTCTCCACCTTCGCAGCCCCAGAAACAGCCTTAAACAACTctgtttctttctccttccctcTCACCTCCGTCcgcctttcttcttcaacttttctctcttcttctctcctcGCGTCTACTTCCCCCGCCGCCAAGCGAGTCCCAAGCTCCAAGCCCTCACCGCACAATTACAGATCGGTCTTCAAGTACTCAATGGCTCTGATCGTCTCTCTCCCGATAGGCACCCCGCCGCAGACCCAACAGATGGTTCTCGATACCGGCAGCCAGCTTTCCTGGATTCAGTGCCACCCCAAGCGGCGACCTCCTCCCACAGCGTCGTTTGacccttctctctcctcttccttCTCCGTTCTTCCCTGCAACCACCCAATTTGCAAGCCTCGAGTTCCCGATTTTACCCTCCCGACGTCCTGCGACCAGAACCGCCTCTGCCACTACTCCTACTTCTACGCCGATGGCACCCTGGCCGAGGGCAACCTCGTGCGGGAAAAGTTCACATTTTCGCCTTCCCAGAGTACCCCTCCCCTGACCCTCGGCTGCGCCACCGACTCCTCCGGAAGCCAGGGCATTCTGGGAATGAACCTCGGACGCCTGTCCTTCGCCTCCCAAGCCAAGATTTCCAAATTCTCGTACTGCGTCCCACCTCGCCAAACCCGCAACGGAGTCCCACCGACCGGCGGGTTCTACCTCGGCCCGAACCCGAATTCGCACGCTTTCCGATACGTTAATCTTTTGACTTTCCCCCAGAGTCGGCGCATGCCCAACCTCGACCCCCTCGCTTTCACCCTCCCGATGGTTGGAATAAGAATCGGGGCGAAGAGACTCAACATATCCGCCTCCGCCTTCCGGCCCAGCGCGGGCGGCGCCGGCCAGACGATGATCGACTCCGGCAGCGAGTTCACATACCTGGTGGACGAGGCCTACTCCAAGGTGAGGGACGAAATCGTAAAGCTAGCAGGGCCGAAGCTAAAGAAGGGGTACGTGTACGAAGGCGCACTGGACATGTGCTTCGAGGGAGACGCGGCAGCGACCGGATGGTCGATAGGCGATCTGGTGTTCGAATTCGAGAAGGGGGCGGAGATTGTGGTGGAGAGAGAGCGGGTGCTGGTCGATGTGGGGGGTGGGGTCCATTGCCTGGGGATCGGACGGTCGGATTCGCTCGCCGTGCCGAGCAACATAATCGGGAACATACATCAGCAGGATCTCTGGGTGGAGTATGATTTGACCGGTCGTAGGGTGGGATTCGGTAAGGCTGACTGTAGCAGATCGGTGAAGTGA